One Chitinispirillum alkaliphilum genomic region harbors:
- a CDS encoding Acyl carrier protein, with the protein MDTNRDVKSTIIEFVNSNFLMGTNSIKFSDDDSFLEKGIVDSTGVLEMVSFIQKNFNIAVDDSELIPENLDSVNSIASYIQKKQMKQCS; encoded by the coding sequence ATGGATACAAACAGAGACGTTAAAAGTACTATAATAGAATTTGTAAACAGTAACTTTCTCATGGGCACAAATTCAATCAAATTCAGTGATGATGATTCTTTTCTGGAGAAGGGTATAGTAGATTCTACCGGTGTGCTGGAGATGGTGAGTTTCATTCAGAAAAACTTCAACATTGCCGTAGACGACTCTGAACTTATTCCTGAAAACCTTGACTCAGTAAACAGTATTGCATCCTACATTCAAAAAAAACAAATGAAACAGTGTTCATGA
- a CDS encoding radical SAM domain protein — MKKEKIVFVEPEGSEYNVYSKFMKIPLLGPLYLATQARSAGYRCSVINENILRRKISETELLDADILCLTCMTSTVTRGLAIGKQYKNLRTAHNLSSRTIIGGIHPSMLPDTLKNDFDCVVCGEGEMVLNNLLSDKSIKGVVQGRKVEDLDSLPIPDYSLIEGNPKLSIWPVMTSRGCPHSCNFCSVTKMFGQSYRAQSPQRVLEEIMAIRSGAVFFVDDNFAANRKRTHAIVDGMLKYKFRRPWSAQVRSDITRDFPLVKKMAIAGCRVVYVGLESVNPRSLDLMKKRQKIEEVTKSIKLFRKAGIQVHGMFMLGNDPDTPEIFSTTSKFAKKAGLNFIQYNVLTPLPGTELFSLYEKDGRILHKNWQFYDGLHVVFKPSQMSPLALQKGMLSCFRSYYNYKSAMVEAYQSGLSALRSGINSSLFHHFFPSFMKVVGKSIIHSWERQNSSYLKYLQSESNYYT; from the coding sequence ATGAAAAAAGAAAAAATCGTTTTCGTTGAACCTGAAGGTTCAGAATACAACGTATACTCAAAATTTATGAAAATCCCACTTCTGGGACCTCTCTACCTCGCAACCCAGGCCCGATCTGCCGGTTACCGGTGCTCTGTTATAAATGAGAATATACTTAGAAGAAAAATTTCAGAAACAGAGCTTCTCGATGCCGATATTCTTTGCCTTACCTGCATGACATCCACCGTTACGCGGGGTCTGGCCATCGGTAAACAATACAAAAATCTCAGAACCGCTCATAACCTCTCTTCCCGAACCATAATAGGCGGTATACATCCAAGTATGCTCCCTGATACCCTGAAAAATGATTTCGATTGTGTCGTTTGCGGGGAAGGTGAAATGGTACTGAATAACCTCTTAAGCGATAAGAGTATTAAGGGGGTAGTTCAGGGGAGAAAAGTAGAAGACCTCGATTCTCTGCCCATACCCGATTACTCACTTATTGAAGGCAACCCCAAGCTCTCTATCTGGCCGGTCATGACCTCCAGGGGATGTCCTCATAGCTGCAATTTCTGCTCTGTAACAAAAATGTTTGGTCAGAGCTACCGAGCTCAGAGCCCTCAAAGGGTTTTGGAAGAAATCATGGCCATTAGAAGTGGTGCAGTGTTCTTTGTTGATGATAATTTTGCAGCAAACAGAAAAAGAACCCACGCTATAGTTGATGGAATGCTGAAATATAAGTTCAGAAGACCCTGGAGTGCTCAGGTAAGAAGCGACATCACCAGAGACTTTCCGCTGGTGAAAAAAATGGCCATAGCGGGGTGCAGGGTTGTATATGTAGGGCTCGAATCTGTTAATCCGCGCTCACTTGATCTGATGAAAAAGAGACAAAAAATCGAAGAGGTTACTAAATCAATAAAACTTTTCCGTAAGGCGGGTATTCAGGTACATGGAATGTTTATGCTTGGAAACGACCCTGATACCCCGGAGATTTTCTCCACAACCTCCAAATTTGCAAAAAAAGCGGGGCTAAACTTCATCCAGTACAATGTCCTCACACCGCTGCCGGGAACTGAACTGTTCTCATTATATGAAAAAGATGGAAGAATTCTTCACAAAAACTGGCAATTCTATGATGGGCTTCATGTGGTTTTCAAACCCTCACAAATGTCTCCGCTCGCCCTTCAAAAAGGAATGCTCAGTTGTTTCCGTTCCTACTACAATTATAAAAGCGCAATGGTTGAAGCATACCAGAGCGGCTTGAGTGCCCTGCGCTCAGGAATTAATAGTTCTCTTTTCCACCATTTTTTCCCATCATTTATGAAAGTTGTGGGAAAATCCATTATACATAGTTGGGAACGACAAAACAGCTCTTATCTGAAATACCTTCAAAGTGAATCAAATTATTACACCTGA